AAGTTTCTTGCCTTCCGTAAGGCGGATGGCGCAAAGCAAATTGATGAACTGCTAACGTTGCTTAGCAAGCCAGATGCTGAATGTTCTTCAACTGAGCAAGACCTGAAAAGAAAAGTTTTGTCCGGCTATGAAGCGATTAAGAACAAACCCTTTCAACCCCATGCTGTAGCGCGAACTCGTCAGATTGCCTATCAGTACTGTGTGGTAATGAAGTATCTGGACAACCTGATCGCTTGGGGCGACAGTCTGTTCCGGCAAGACACGATCGAATCGATTAACGAAGCAACCCAAATCTATGTGCTAGCAGCAAACCTACTAGGAGAACGCCCACAGCGTATTCCATCACTAGGAAAAGTTCAACCTAAAACCTTTGCTCAGCTTAAAGCTAAGGGACTCGACCCAATGGGCAATGCCCTCGTAGAACTGGAAGGGAAGTTTCCCCTCAACCTGGGATTGCCGCAAACTCAATCGTCTGATCCAGGTGTAGCTGCTCCCCTATTTGGCATCGGGCGCACTCTGTATTTCTGCATTCCGCGTAACGATAAGCTGCTGAGTTATTGGGATACGGTGGGCGACCGCCTGTTCAAGATCCGTAATTGTTTGAATATCGAAGGGGTGTTCCGTCAGCTTGCCCTGTTTGACCCACCGATCGACCCTGGAATGTTGGTTAAAGCCGCCGCCGCAGGCATTGATATTGGTTCAGTCATCAATGGCTTAAATCAACCCCCCAGTCCGGTGCGAACTCCACTAATCATCCAGAAGGCTCTGGAACTTTGTGCAGAAGTGCGGAGCCTCGGTTCAGCTTTGTTGTCTGCAATTGAGAAAGGCGAGAGTGAGCAGTTGGCACTGTTACGCCAGAGCCACGAAATCAAGATTCAGCAGATGACCCAAGATGTGCGCTTTTTGCAGTGGAAGCAAGCACAGGAATCTACACGCTCTCTCCTCACTAGCCGCGCAACAGCTTTAGAGCGACTCCACTACTACCAGCGATTGCTAGGATTACCAGCCGACACTAATGCACTAGATACATTACCATTGGACTTCGAGCATTTATCGTTGACCGAGGAGAATTTTGATCAGAACTATGCCGCGCTGGTTGGACAATATGATAAAACTCTGGCTCTTCAGACCCTGCCAAATCTGACGATCGCTGGAGGTTCTTCTCCCTCTAACCAGTCTGGTGCATCAGGGCAAGGGGCACTTTACCTGAACAGCAAAGAAGATGCTGAGTTAAACACGCTCCTACCGACCGCAAGGGATACAGGATTGGCTGCTTCTGTTGTGGAAGCAGTCGGGGCGGCATTAGCTTTTATTCCAGACGCAAAAGGTAATTTGCATTTCTGGGGATTGGGTGGAACGATTGATGTCAAAGTTGGCACAGCAATCACCAAGTCGGTTGAGATTGCAGCCAGAATCCTGAGGATGATTTCTGTCTATAATCAGGAACAAGCCAACATTGCAGCCAAAACTGCTTTGCATGAACGTCGGGCTGATGATTGGCTTTTACAGTACAATCTTGCTGCCCATGAACTGATGCAGATTGGACGACAAATTCTCACTTCTCTAATTGCAGAACAAATTGCCCATCACGAATATCTGACCATCCAACAGCAGATCGAGCAGTCACAGGAGACTGAACGTTTCCTAAACGAGAAGTTTACCAATCAAGAACTCTATGCCTGGATGCAGGGTGAACTTTCGCGCCTCTACTACGAGTACTACCGTTTTGCGTTTGATACGGCTCGTAAAGCAGAACAAACCATGAAGCGAGAGTTAATGCGCCCCGAAGTGGATGCAACTGACTATATCAAATTCAACTACTGGGATGGTGGACGTAAAGGCTTACTCTCGGGTGAGGCGCTCTATCTCGATGTGAAGCGGATGGAGATGGCTTACCACGAGAACAACAAGCGGGAATTGGAACTGACTAAACACATTAGCCTGCTTCAAGTGAGTCCTCGCGCATTGCTGCAATTACGCACTACTGGCAGTTGTACAGTTTCCCTCCCCGAAGAATTGTTCGATATGGATGGTCCCGGACATTACCTACGGCGCATCAAAACTGTTGCCGTTACGATTCCTTGTGTGACTGGCTCCTATACCAGCGTGAATTGTACGCTGACGCTGCTGAAAAGCTCAATTCGCAAAAACGCCCTGTTAAAGGATGGTAACTATCCGCGTGAGGACAGCGAGGACGATCGCTTCATTGATTCCTTTGGCAACCTCCAATCTATTGTCACCAGCACCGGACAGTCTGACAGCGGGCTATTTGAGACGAATTTGCGTGACGATCGCTACCTACCCTTTGAAGGTTTAGGAGCCATCAGTGAATGGAAACTGGAACTTCCTGCTAATCCCAGCAAGGGTGATCCGCTTCAGTTCGACTACGACACGATTACTGATGTCATCCTACATATGCGCTATACCGCTCGTGATGGTGGAAGGTTGCTGAAGAACGCGGCGATTGCCAATGTAAAAGAACAGATCGATGCAGCTCAGACAGTTGGTTCTGTGCGGCTCTTCTCCTTGCGCCATGAATTTCCCACAGAATGGGCAAAGTTTAAGAGTGCCAAAATTGAAGGAGAGACTAAGACAGCAGAGCTAACGCTGAATCTTAGAGCAGAGCATTATCCTTTCTGGAGTCAGGGGCATCTGGAAGCAGTTAAACGGTTAGACTTCTTTGCTGAAACCGTGAAAAATACGGTGGATATCAGCACCAACGCAGATGGTACAGGCAGTAAAGATAGCTTGCTCAAAGATGCAGGTTTAGGAAATTTGAGGACAGGCAAGTTGACAAACATTCCACTCCCAGCCCCAATCAGTCAATTTACGCTTTACTTCAATGACAACTCGATGGAAGAACTCTGGCTAGCAGTAAGGTGGGGCAAAGCAGATTGAACACAGTTGCGGTTAGGCTGATGTCATGCTAATGGATGCTCGAAGGTAGCGGAGATCTCCGCTCTTTTCATCATCTGCCACTGCTCACGTGAACTGATAACTGAGGGAGAGAATGGCGATCGCCATTCTCACTCTGGCAGTTCCTATCTCTCTAGATAGATGTCAAAATACTTCGACTCTCAACAGAGAGCATTGGAGTCATAGCGAGACTTTAAT
Above is a window of Allocoleopsis franciscana PCC 7113 DNA encoding:
- a CDS encoding Tc toxin subunit A-related protein, encoding MATNTIAQFGFHNYKDALVNSQLTWLQWEDFTYTFENFFHPFVSELIQQVNRASVPGLLDPNYQQSLTTEFFDNFYTELTDFLTHINHFPKEIDLRDGGPYANYDWELLFHIPLTIAVHLSKNQRFAEAQRWFHFIFDPTCTDTSVPTPQRFWKFLAFRKADGAKQIDELLTLLSKPDAECSSTEQDLKRKVLSGYEAIKNKPFQPHAVARTRQIAYQYCVVMKYLDNLIAWGDSLFRQDTIESINEATQIYVLAANLLGERPQRIPSLGKVQPKTFAQLKAKGLDPMGNALVELEGKFPLNLGLPQTQSSDPGVAAPLFGIGRTLYFCIPRNDKLLSYWDTVGDRLFKIRNCLNIEGVFRQLALFDPPIDPGMLVKAAAAGIDIGSVINGLNQPPSPVRTPLIIQKALELCAEVRSLGSALLSAIEKGESEQLALLRQSHEIKIQQMTQDVRFLQWKQAQESTRSLLTSRATALERLHYYQRLLGLPADTNALDTLPLDFEHLSLTEENFDQNYAALVGQYDKTLALQTLPNLTIAGGSSPSNQSGASGQGALYLNSKEDAELNTLLPTARDTGLAASVVEAVGAALAFIPDAKGNLHFWGLGGTIDVKVGTAITKSVEIAARILRMISVYNQEQANIAAKTALHERRADDWLLQYNLAAHELMQIGRQILTSLIAEQIAHHEYLTIQQQIEQSQETERFLNEKFTNQELYAWMQGELSRLYYEYYRFAFDTARKAEQTMKRELMRPEVDATDYIKFNYWDGGRKGLLSGEALYLDVKRMEMAYHENNKRELELTKHISLLQVSPRALLQLRTTGSCTVSLPEELFDMDGPGHYLRRIKTVAVTIPCVTGSYTSVNCTLTLLKSSIRKNALLKDGNYPREDSEDDRFIDSFGNLQSIVTSTGQSDSGLFETNLRDDRYLPFEGLGAISEWKLELPANPSKGDPLQFDYDTITDVILHMRYTARDGGRLLKNAAIANVKEQIDAAQTVGSVRLFSLRHEFPTEWAKFKSAKIEGETKTAELTLNLRAEHYPFWSQGHLEAVKRLDFFAETVKNTVDISTNADGTGSKDSLLKDAGLGNLRTGKLTNIPLPAPISQFTLYFNDNSMEELWLAVRWGKAD